The genomic stretch gatAATTCTCATGATTGATATACAttgatctaaaaataaatttatccaACATTTCTGGTTCTTAAAAAAATGATTGCAGCAGTACCAAACACACTAATACAGGTAAATATTGAGCATTTGTACTTTTACAGATGGTCCCCAAATCATTCTGTATTCACTTTCCATCCAACACGAGCGACAACAGTAGTATTGACTTTCCTAACACGTCTATTCAACTAAATATTAAGGCCTTTAATTCGTTACGCATCATTCATAATGGGTTCAAAAGGTACCAATCTATTCTTGTTTGTTCATTTCAAATCATGTCGGTTTGTAGTTCACTTGCCGTTAGATGCAGTTTTTATGAAAGACGTCTATCACGGCTGACGAACTTCAAGACATTCTTTGTATACGTATGTATACCTATTTTAGCTACGGGACTCTATATGCATATAGGCTTGCACAAAATGCAAAAACGAGATATAAAGATGTAGGTAGGTGACATTAATACAAACTAAAGTTTAAAATTGATACCATTAGTCAGAAGGGCATTATTTGAAGGGAACAATAGCTAAACATATTGATGGTTTTGATGTAAGACGCTTTACCTTCGTTTTAGCTGTACCTGATCAGTCATTTCGGACAATTAGAGAACATAAAAAAATACGAGGAAAATCATTTCAAGGTCAAAGTATAACCCTATACAATTGACAAATACATGGTCTGACTATAACGTCATCAATATATCTGTGAATTCTTTATATCTAAAATATGTAGACTTTGTCCTTTTCCGTCAGCTGTAGTACAATACTCTGTGTGCTTGACATATGTGCATTCGACAATCCTCTACCATCAGATTGATTGCTAGCAACTTTTCTACCAATATGCATGATATCAGTTATAAAGTATTTTAGTGGGGCCGTCGGCGTTGTGCAAGTGAAGAAATAAAGACCTTCATCAGGTGCAATAAACTGTCCAGTGGAAGCATCGTATCCAGAACCGGTGTTGGTGACTATCCTATCAAGTATCACCATGGACCCTGCATTGATATCACTTTGATGTCCAGAAGATTTAGCTAGAAATCCAACCATCTTTTGGCGACCTGAATAGAAACATATTATTGGTTgtcatcaaataattttaacaCAGAAATCAAATTTTACTGCAAAAAGCCAACATATAAGTACATAATGATCAGTTCCTCAATAAAGGACCTGATTTATGAGCACACTTTCTCAATTACACTGGGAACCTTTAAATCTTTCAATCTGCATTTCTGGTAGTAAAAGATTAACCTTACAAAAGTTAACCTCCATCCCttatgggtgcattttacatagataaattaaatcgtataatataaataaaatgaggatgttaaatttgacgtatgcctttttgtgtttcttcgttacatttattgttttatgttcttctcatatatgttatgatgatatgatactaaacccctaacgggaaggattgtgcctgatgttcatatgatgaaatcataatctttcagtcagtttaattgaagtctggagctggcatgtcagttaactgctagtagtctgttgttatttatgtattattgtcattttgtttattttctttggttacatcttctgacatcagactcggacatctcttggactgaattttaatgtgtgtattgttatgcgtttcccttttttacattggctagaggtatagggggagggttgagatctcacaaacatgtttaaccccgccgcatttttgcgcctgtcccgagtcaggagcctctggcctttgttagtcttgtattattttaattttagtttcttgtgtacaatttggaaattagtatggcgttcattatcactgaactagtatatatttgtttaggggccagctgaaggacgcctccgggtgcgggaatttctcgctacattgaagacctgttggtgaccttctgctgttgtttttgtctatggtcgggttgttgtctctttggcacattccccatttccattctcaattttatttatagtgatttagatgataacacaatgttgactgctgtacccctattttttgtttacctttttacctattgtgtctgtttgttttgttcacgcatcggtgacaatataatggaatttgatgcgactgtcatacaagtgagaggtttagctagctataaaaccaggttcaatccaccattttctacatttgaaaatgcctgtaccaagtcaggaataggacagttcttgtctattcgtttttgatgcgttttgttatttgattttgccatgtgattatagactttcgaattgattttcttcttagttcagtaattttgtgattttaatttttttttccatataaaGATTTTCAGTTTCAATGTGCTTACATTTTTGCCAGATCTTTAAACAATGATTTACAAAATCTCAAAGAGTCAATGTTTACACACAATATTAATTTATTCACATGCATATTTTGAACTGTAAACTTAACatttaaaagtaacattttaaagttattttcctAATTGAAAGAAAGTCGAAAGATATCAATTGAAAATCAAACTCACAAGTAGtaaaataagctgacaacgtAATGTTAAAATACGAAAAATACCATAGACAAACATGGGTATATAAAACGTAACATGGAAAACTAGAAACTGAGCAACACAAGCCCGATTAAAACGAAAGCAAAAATTGTTTTGGTTATACACAAGTAACTATTCCTAAAACAGAGCGGAAAACATTACGGTATTTTCCAATTTTTAAGCTCGAAGTCTCGTGAAAACGATAAACATAGTCGAATATGGATATAACAATTATAATAACATCAAATGAATTGACtttcatttaattatttgtttatcaGGAGACAAAATAGTTACATGACGTTATCTATAAGGTATATAGAACCTGACATTAAGGAACTGGTATGCGTCTACTACTGAACCCTCTCGATACATGTTGGTTGTGATATTGTATATTGTTTGGATTCTGTTTTACAACCGTATACAGTAGGACAACCGGAAGCGCCTGAGTAAGGATTTCTATAATATCTTTTGATAACTAacacaataatatatttttagtaagTTTCTTGTTTAAGAGACATTGAAAAAGGATACAGATAAAACATAATTGTATTTACACTCAGACGatctattttgtttacattttggaattgaaaatttaacaaacacAGCTCGTAGATCTGCATTATGTTTGCCTCTTACTGGTGTTGCATTGGTATATTGCAACAACTGCaaacaaattatattgaaatagTATCATTTCTGATGCCTCGATGGCCGATTGGTCTAAGTATTTCACAACCCCACACATGGCAGCTGCGCTCGACTGAAATCTTAGTTGACAAGGATTGTTTGTATTTCTGTCGAAGGTTGGTGGTGGTTCTCCTGCTTttctaccaataaaaactgaatGTAAATTTTTATGTTGACTTTTTAAGTACTCACTATTCAAAGTACTACTTTCGTGAGTTGGTCTCAATTTGATATGATAGAGATCCAAAGCAATGTACTGCTTATATGTACGAATATATAAACTTTTGTAGTATAACGCCACGTTATGTTCCACACATCTTTACGCGACAATAATCAACTCTATCCCATACTAAATACCCTTATATATCAGCTAATAAAATACACGTAACTACTAGACATAGACATATGATAATCTGGTGCAAATTAATTCCATGTTTAAATTTATAATCTTTCTttgtctttttagctcacctggtccgaaggcccaagtgagcttttcccatcacttggcgtccggcgtccgtcgtcgtcttccgtcgtcgtcgtccgtcgtcgttaacttttacaaaaatcttctcctctgaaactactgggccaaatttaaccaaatttggccaaaatcatcattggggtatctagttaaaaaaatgtatggcgtgacccggccaaccaaccaagatggccgccatggctaaaaatagaatataggggtagaatgcagtttttggcttataactcaaaaaccaaagcatttagagcatatctgatggggtaaaattgtttatcaggtcaagatctatctatatattcggacaactcgttgttgggttgctgcccctgaattggtaattttaaggaaattttaatgtttttggttattatcttgaatattattatagatagagataaactgtaaacagcaataatgttcagcaaagtaagatttacaaataagtcaacatgaccgaaatggtcagtttatccctttaggagttattgccctttatagtttttaaccatttttcgtaaaacaaatcttaattatctctttacaaaaatattctcctctgaaactactgggccaaattaattcaaacttagccataatcatcattggggtagctagtttaaaaaatgtgtggcgtgaccttgccaaccaaccaaaatgaccgccatggctaaaaatagaacatagggggtaaaatgtagattttggctcaaaactctaaaaccaaagcattaagagcaaatctgaaatgggtgaaataatctattaggtcaagatctatctgccctgaaattttcagacgaatcgaacaacctgttgttgggttgctgcccctgaattggtaattttaaggaaattttgcagttttttgcttattatcttgaatattattatagatagagataaactgtaaacagcaattataatgttcagcaaagtaagatctacaaataagtcaacatgaccaaaatggtcagttgacccattaaggagttattgccttttatagtaaattttaacaattttcgtaaatttttgtaaatttttagaatatattttccactgtaattactgggccaagttcattatagatagagataattgtagcaagaagaatgtctggtaaagtaagatctacaaacacatcatgatcaccaaaacacaattttgtcatgaatttatctgtgtccattgtttaatatgcacatagaccaaggtgagcgacacaggctcttgagagcctctagtttgctTTACCTACCAAATTCGTTAGTCTCACAGTTACATCGTCCATTTGTATCCTGTTCTAATTTTAGTTCATAGTGTATGCTTTTCAACAagtttgtatttttaaaacaagcATTGTGTGAAGAGACGGTTGAAAGGAGAATGAGTTGAACTATTACAATTGATCTGAAACATGCgataaaaagaaatgtattaCATACACATGCAGGAAAAATAAACATATTACTTTAACATGTGGAACAccatggataaaaaagaaaaatacaaatagacaaataatagtgaAAAAGGAAAACTTGAGACTTAGCATCATGAACCCAACTAAAACCTTGGAGTGATACCAGGTGCTCTGGAAAGCTAAACCGATCCTGCTTGACATGAtgaaccgtcgtgttgcttacgttattacaaatctggtaagTAGATTGTCTGAATCAGATCGATTTTTTTTACTTTGGTTGAAATTttaaaggaacatagaacagacctttGATTATCCAGGATTTACTCTTTGGTAAGTTTCGTGGGCTATATGATGACTTTCCAAGCGAATTGTCAATACCtgattcatttatcaagcagtttatgtaataaGATTAACACACAAACAAAAACGATTCGGTTTTGCATCATTTTGGTCTTAAAAGATAGACATTGTATGAGTATAATTTATAGATTCATTCATTTTcataattctgatttgtatcaacgaccgcacatccttaatccattcggaaagagtataCACGTC from Mytilus edulis chromosome 7, xbMytEdul2.2, whole genome shotgun sequence encodes the following:
- the LOC139482927 gene encoding complement C1q tumor necrosis factor-related protein 6-like — protein: MVGFLAKSSGHQSDINAGSMVILDRIVTNTGSGYDASTGQFIAPDEGLYFFTCTTPTAPLKYFITDIMHIGRKVASNQSDGRGLSNAHMSSTQSIVLQLTEKDKVYIF